ATTGAAAAACGATAAGGTGTGACTTCAAGGTATTTTGTATAAATTGAATAGGGACCTGCCGGAAAAATTCTTTGAGATCCTAAACCGTAAGCACTCCCCTTCGACTCTGGACTCTTTCTTTTGTATACCAATGATACTACTTGCTGTGATGAAGCCACTGCTATTCTTACTACGCAAAAAAATACTGAGAAAGCTAAAATAAAGCTGCAAAAAACTATTGACGGCATTCTAGAATGGACCAAGAAATGgcaaatcaaattaaatgaaatcaaatcGATGTATATCAACTTCACTAACAGAGAAGAGAATCCAGCTtaagtcatcatcaacggataAGACGTGCCACAGACGAACGGGATGAAATATAATGGTAAACACAACTGGAAATGATACATTCTAAAAAAAAGGTAGAGCTAAATGTCAGGCAGACTATACTGGCTGTTGGGGAAGAATTCCCAGTTCATTGTCGCCAACAAGTGGTTAATCTACGGCACACAGCTATGAGGCTGTGCCAACAAACAAACTTGAAAGTCACACAAACGTTGTAAAACAAAGACCTTATAAGCATAGTAGACACCCATTGGCTCATTCGTAATACAGATCTACATAGAGACCTAAGAATACAGATGGTGAGTGGTCGGTAAAGAACATGCAATTAAGCATTTTCTGCGATTACGTTCACATGAAAATAACGACAATATGACAagacgactgaaaagagtaaaacTAAGTGACTTACAAATTAAAGGCCGCAACCTTTGGAGAACAGCCAGTTCCTTAAGCCAACCAGGGGGTTGGTCACATAGTTTACTCCCTATAACtgtgaaattaaaatttgtaaAGAAAGCTACTGGATGGGGAAAtctgcgtgatactgacattggaTTAGTGCTCATAATGGGTCATAAAACGTGCTGAACCTACCCCAACATCTCCACTAACTaataaggatgaagacgagtgtCGCGCGCATAATAACGGAACAAACtgaaccaactggtccttcaggctggggattgggtagggccgacaaccttacacggaaagtAACTGATCACGTTCAATAGATTGTGAAGAAGAAAATAATGATATGATTTTTACTTAGACTTAGACATTTATTGGCATTTTTGAATGTCATTGAtcagttttattatttaataattcTAAAATTTTATCTAATTTCATATGTTGCCTCCTTTCAAGCTCATCAATACGTGATTGTATCCGCTTCTCCATTTCTGATATAGTACTGTCAACGTAATCCATGATAGGTTTAAAGATTTCATTAGCTTCTCCTATGGGTTGAGATTTTATATTTTGTTCTTTGCAAGTGCTGTTGTAATTCGTCTCGACATTGGATGTTTCCGATGAGTATTCGCCGCTGCCCTTGTTCGCAACTGTTGAAgtattgttcaataagtttccaTTCATCATAGATACTATTGAGTCCAAATTAGGGGGCCTCAATGTAGTCTTCGAGCTCGCGTACGATTGAACAAATTTGCGGCAACGTTCTGCATCTGGAGTTAATTTGTTTTTGGATTCGGCAAGGATATTTTGCACATTGTTAAAATCAATTGTAGGTGCAAATATACTGTCGGCTAGGGCCTTCATGTTTGGCTTGAGTGCCACTACTATTCCATATATCCATAAAGTCACTTCCTTTGGAATTAACTGTGAAGAGTAATTTTTTTGACGTAGGTATTGCATTAGCCACATTAGTATCAGTTAAATAACAAGGGAACACTCACTCTTATATTAAAGTTTGACACAGGAGTATTACTAAGCTCAACGTCGTGGTAGTAAATTCGAGAGCCGTCTACCTCATCAACCAGTTCGCCATAGAACGTTTTGTGGTATTCTTCGCACTTGCCAATAAACATTTCCAATTTTTGGCAGTCTGTTATTATTGCAATTGCATAAACACTACAAGTTGGCGGAAATTCGAAGTGTATGTCGCAAGGTTGTAATGTTTCAGTTTCAAGGAAAACTGCACGATCTGTGTCAATGATTTCGTCCAGTGGTGGGTGCTCATACTTTTCAGATGTGCTGATTCGTTTAACAATGAGCGCCTGTTGTATGATCTCGCCTCTTACTAAAGACCAGTTTTCACAGGCCACCCTGCAATCCGCtgccattttttttatattgaaatctatataaaaataaaagaaaaaaaaataaccatTAAGAAACACTAGTAAATTTTTACGTGGCGCGAATAAAATGTTTGCTCTATATATTATAATGTGAGTAAATTTACTGAAGTTGAAAGTTTCAGCTTAGCGTGATGGAAATTATTGTAAAGACATTTGTAATcagattttatattttaatttcagTATTTTTTCTCTATTAATTGGAGTTGCTTTCGGATAGATTGTTTAAGAATGATCATCTGTTAAATTTAGTTTCCTTACGTAATTCTCAGTTTATAGAACCTGCACCATTCTACTGTTACCTCCACAACAACGTGGATAACGgcaatgaaattaaattttagaCTTACAAATAAGCTACCcagatttttaaagttttgcacAACACTTTAGCTGCCGCGGGctttttaatttctaaaaaaattataaCAGTTAACAACTACGATAGCTGCAGCATTGGAATAAACGCTAAAGTATAGCTAAGACTTAATTTTATAATATAAAAGTTAACTTGTGCGATAAGAGTGGCTGTAAAGTAATAACtttgtaaatgaaaaaaaaaatgtttttctcgaATTTTGACATACATCATGTACTAATCTTCTTACAaacatttaatttctttttcaccaTGGGAAACTTTTGTTAACATAATTTCATCCTAATTACACGATGAGTGGCAGTTACGGGCCACGGTGGAAATGTGAACTATAAGTTGAAGAATTTCACAAAATAACGGTGAGATTTATTTTTAACGGACAAAACAAAATAACGGGCATTTTgatgaataaaaattaaaagacgATTGTATTCTAagtgttttaatttaatttttttgtgaaaatgttCGAAGTAGTCACCCTCGAGTAGTAAACAATATCAGATTTTTTGGCTGAAATTACTCATTTAAAgcagttaaaaaaataatattctggCTGATATTTTCACAGCAGCATTATTTACTTTAGGAAGAACTTATGTTAAGGACCTTAGGGTGTCTTTATAAACTATTTCTTCTAAATACCCTCACTGAAAGTGGTTCAGTGGATTTAAGTTGGACCATCTTCACGGACATCGTACCGGCTTATAAGAGTTTCTCTACCGTTCATGATGTTTTTGGTTAAGAAAGGATGGTGAATCCATATTTCCCAATAAATTAGCCGGATATCccgcaaaaaaatatttatacccCTCAATGTGTGAAAGGGTTTGGGAGAATATAAGAAAGTGTTAGTTGGTCTCCGTTAATTTCAACCCAAGAATTCTAGGGGTTTTGATAATATGCTTCACGAATTAATGCACCGGTAACTGTTGCTCTTCTTGGATAAAAAATATTCATCggtaaatgaaatatttttagtGAGGGTTCGAATTTCCCTAATTTGCTCTTGAACCCAATCGCAAAAATATACTCCACTCTTCACGTTAGGATGACTTTAGTAAGTTGCAGTAACACCTAGAATCGCAGCCGAATTAAATGCTATTTTTTCCACTAATTTAACTTTTGCAACTGCTCGTACTAACCCCCAGTAATCAATGTTAATGGTGTTTTCTACTGAAAGAAAGTTAACAATAATCAATGATGTTTCCAGGGGCTTTTGCTTATTTTATGTGTTTTGGGTCCAggtattttgggttttttttattgAGTGGGTTTCCATTATATTGTAACTACTATAAATCGAGTACGTAGAATAAAATCATGTTAACAAAATCGCCGTAAAACAGATATCCAGTTTTCGTAAAAAAATTGgtatattattttaaaatcaGAGAAATTTGGTTAAACAGCAAAATTGAGGGAGAAAACCCAAATTTTTGCATTTAGAAAGCTACTACTCTTACAAACCTTACTCTATTTTCACAAATAAACCTTAGAATAAGTCCTAGCTATGATTCAACGTTTACTCCAATGCTCTAGCTGCCGTAGTTTTTGAGTTATTACGACTTTAATGATTTGGTTAAAAAGCCTGTGGTggagaaatcgaaaaaaaatgtactcaaTATTTTCTGTTTAGAATTGTATGAGAAATCGCCTGGTATATAGTCCGATAGTTTTGAAATATCTTGTATAAATTTCCGGGCATCTTGGATGTtatacccattaatgcaaacgGGAAGAGTGTGATGACTCATCCCATagagaatcttggtttttttttcactatttatcttcaatcccaCCGTTTGCCTCcaccaaatccagagccatttggtcaatcTCCATGAATTAATAATTAAGGAAAGGGGACATCGTCCATTAAACCTCCCGCTTACAATGTAGCGGAATCAGTTTACGGCCCCAAATTCATGTGAGCATGACCTTTTGCCCCAATATCTATTAGTTTCTCGGGAAACCACCTCCTGCGAAGAGCATTTcaaatacactccctattcacaTTGTTAAAAACTTCttcgaaatttatgaaaaacagGTAAAGCATTGATCTAAACTTCGTACACTGTTTTACAATTACCGGAGGATCTAGAACAGAAACCAATCTGCTCATTATCGATACAGCTTTCGAAGTGTTAATTAATGccgctcatcatcgtggatgagaaaacGTTAACGTCTCTCATAAAACCATCGAAAGGCTTACGACCACTTGCTAGCTCTTTTGTGATACGAAATCATTTCTATTTGCAGCAATTTCTGGTTCCTTCAAATGCAAAGGTGAAATTCTTTTTGCCACGGCATCAGAAACCTGATGCCTTGCACGTtggaaaagttggaaaaaatAAGTTCCGAATTTGTCGACATATTACCTACTTATGtagttaaaattaaaataaaacatgTAATATAATTTTGAGCGTTTAATTAGTTCTTAAAACCAGGGTGATAAAAATGTTAACCTAGTTGAGTGGGTTTGGAGTGATATATGAGCAAAGTAAAGAAATAAAAGTAATATGACAGCGCAAGACTTCCTTAAAAGATTGAGAACTTCTTGAAAATTCGTTAATACATTCTGATACCTCTCTGACGATGTAATCAGATGGTAGCAAGTCAGTTTCTCGATTGTTGTGCTACAGTTGCGAATTCTACTCGCTATCGTTATCGGTTTCTGGCGATGTGTTTCAGCTCCCGCAAGATTTAGTAACTAACCGAAAAGAATTAACTCAGAGTCAGCCATCGTTCAGTCTTCAGGAAATCTTTGAAGATCTTTACATTTTGCTTACatcctgaaaacaaaaaaatgatggaataaattcattctcagaaattagacactcggaaaatctaaaaaaaatcacaacaatGAATCTATATaacatctaggcttcaaaatatcctccatttcaatatctgctcataaagttaataatagtgcattactgTATTTTGGAAATTCACTGATAGTTTCTTATTCTAGAACTACCACCATcagttttgcagtaatataggacacaatattcaaaattctaatattattaggttgttgcaatcaagtgaagttagttgcgattttgctgtatcaatcCACCACCAGTGGGCGCCGTTGGTGTTGGATAATGAagcataaatactcctacatttaatcaaggagtcattttagttttgaccatcgttgtgataacagtgaatattcgctttggccgtcgatgatgaggcatggccggggtatccccacgttgcccgacgcgtgggattatcgtaatggatccacttttcatcgccagtaactattcgatgcagaaaacccttcctttcttgtcgttgaagcagttgttggcacgtgaaaaaacggtgttcgacgtctcttggcttcagttcatacggaacccaatttccgacctttccgatcagatggaaaagagccaagaacgtatactttttctgtatgagttcaaactcggtcacaaAGCagtggaggcgaccaggaacattaacagcgcatttggagctgatacggtaagcgaacgaaccacacggcggttgttcgaaaaattccggtcaggtgacGTAAACCATCAAAGTGCAATTTGCACTTTATTCTCCCACAACAAAAACGATCCTTTTTTGCACAAAATAgtgacatttgatgaaaagtggatattatacgacaatcgtcgccgatcaacacaatggctagatgctgatgagccagcaaagcatatgccgaaagcgagcctccatccgaaaaaGGTAattgtgactgtttggtggtctacagctggagttatccactattcttttttggcacctggagaaatgataaatgcacagaaatactgtgccaaacacgaggaaatgcaccaaaaattgagtattcaacggctgagattagtcaacagagatggtgtgataatccttcacgacaatgcacgacctcatgaatccagaacaacggttcaaaagttgaacgaattgcagtgtgagactgcctcatccaccatattcaccagacctttcgccaaccgactacagTTTATCAgcccctgaaaattggacttctacaaaACTGGCaaacatgctcttgtatctcgctgggagaagtgttttgaatcgtctggcacctattttgattaattaaattaatttttgtaagctttacagttgtttcaaattttagtaccaaatcggccatttcatgtgccacAACATGTgcaatattaacaaaattatcagTAAAAATTGGCTCTTTTGcataaatttactgcaccctGAGACATCATATGTAAAATAATAGTAAAACATTAAAGTGAACAGTCtcacatactaaatgcatatactcTCGTGGCCAGATAAATATTACACAGcagcagtggcatttgttggtgctttttTCTGTCTATGAGCTTAACGAAATAATTAATTacaatatttcttttcaaaaatggatttgaattaaatttgtgtgaaatttatgtattttaaggttttgtgtgaaacaaaaccttattagaatcgagtcggtttctgtctgcctgtcacatccgatttattcggaaacggctggaccgattgtcacgaaaattggtaagagtatgtgatttactggtccctttatatgcagcaagtgacgccattttgtgttaagtctaagggggggctccccatacatgtgaacggagggtgcagcattttttttttcacagaatgtggccatgtggggtatcaaacgaaggaatcaattagtatttttcgaaactggttccatatttgatatgttTCACTATAGGGGAGCGAgggcaaaatatgaccatcaaaaagtgtaacagatttcgttctcagaacccatccaaccaaaaaatctgaaaaaaatcacagtggtgcatctttacgaaatctaggcctcaaaatacatctacacaaataaagttaataatagtatatttccacattttagaaaattacccggcaacccccttatgcccatcccagaagtacagaaGACAAGGGAGTAAGGGATaagataatgcacaatttggtcaagtgtgaagaaaatccaattattattagttttaggggtgaaactgccattttttgtggatttcgtgcactctacaacctgtctgacgtcatcatcacatatcaattcgtcaataccacaacgaaatgagttcttatgaatgaggtcgccaagaattattttgttttagttttttagtcatttgtatataaaaatcaattactctaaacagacatgggtgtatgtaggtatatagtatgtatatgcgtgctaatgaagtttacgggtagtgtctaattcagatagatatatttgtacattaaaccagccgtattcaatatacgtataatactatatatgtacatatgtatgcttttgcgcacgaagtaaatcggaaatatgggtacgatcaatttatatacgtgcatatatatgtacagtattcgggaatagccagtttgtttgtttagggtgaggataatatctatggctgtaatatgtacgtatgtcttctagtttttaaaaatataaatgattattttggatttgtagctatatacgaatagaaaaatgtgcattgaattctcttcttcttgagatgaacacaaaacctttatacccgaatttTGCCTTATGCTTTCCATATTAAAGAACGTTTTATTACAACTTACTACTAAACTACACAGTCAATTTCATATTGcagtgaaaaatataaattttaacaaTAATATTTACTGGGTTCGGCACGGCGGTTCACAGCTGGATTTAAACCTGAACTATTTTCAGGCCAATTTAGTCGAAATTTGCAGTCGTTGCAAAGATGCCTTTACCTTGTAAAGAAGGCAGGTAGTATTTTTAATATTAGCATGCAGTTTTCTTGCGATAAAGATAACCATCACAAAGAATGCAATGTTACCTCCTTTGCTGCGGCCTGGGACAGAATGATCTCGGAAAATTGGACCAATCGCGATAGGAATCAGCCTGCCGGCAGATGGTTCCAAACAATTTCTTATAAGGCTTATGTAGCCATCTGCATTGAATAAAACTTCTTTCGATGTCAAATTACTACAATCATAATATGAGATGTTATCGACAATCAGATATTTTCCTTGCATTGTTTTTTATCAGGATTTTTTCGACTTCAATTTTCAACCCTCCCCTCGGATGCCATTTTGTCGTGCTGGGAGAGCCTGTGgtaatttactactacactaatggTGTCGAAAAACacataaaaatggaaacaaaggactgtaactctcc
The window above is part of the Hermetia illucens chromosome 3, iHerIll2.2.curated.20191125, whole genome shotgun sequence genome. Proteins encoded here:
- the LOC119650602 gene encoding uncharacterized protein LOC119650602, translated to MAADCRVACENWSLVRGEIIQQALIVKRISTSEKYEHPPLDEIIDTDRAVFLETETLQPCDIHFEFPPTCSVYAIAIITDCQKLEMFIGKCEEYHKTFYGELVDEVDGSRIYYHDVELSNTPVSNFNIRLIPKEVTLWIYGIVVALKPNMKALADSIFAPTIDFNNVQNILAESKNKLTPDAERCRKFVQSYASSKTTLRPPNLDSIVSMMNGNLLNNTSTVANKGSGEYSSETSNVETNYNSTCKEQNIKSQPIGEANEIFKPIMDYVDSTISEMEKRIQSRIDELERRQHMKLDKILELLNNKTDQ